A genomic region of Trichothermofontia sichuanensis B231 contains the following coding sequences:
- a CDS encoding DUF4079 domain-containing protein has product MDLPIPDSLKFGLNFVHPLMMWLLLGLSIYAMYLGIQIRRLRAAEGEAKTALAKQRFNEKHHLVGSLLLALMVLGTIGGMAVTYINNGKLFVGPHLLVGLGMTGLVASTAALTPWLQKKQDWARNVHIMLNMVLIALFGWQAVTGMQIVQRILSQ; this is encoded by the coding sequence ATGGATCTGCCAATCCCTGATTCCCTGAAATTTGGGCTGAATTTTGTCCATCCCCTGATGATGTGGCTTCTGCTCGGTTTGTCAATTTATGCGATGTACCTGGGCATCCAGATTCGTCGCCTTCGGGCTGCTGAAGGTGAGGCCAAAACTGCCTTAGCCAAGCAACGCTTTAATGAGAAACACCACTTGGTCGGCTCTTTGCTCCTAGCGCTCATGGTGTTAGGAACGATCGGTGGGATGGCCGTCACTTATATTAATAACGGTAAATTGTTTGTCGGTCCTCACCTGTTGGTGGGTCTGGGGATGACTGGATTAGTGGCAAGCACTGCGGCGCTGACCCCTTGGCTACAAAAGAAACAGGATTGGGCACGCAATGTCCACATTATGTTGAATATGGTCCTGATTGCCTTGTTTGGCTGGCAAGCGGTTACTGGGATGCAAATTGTGCAACGCATCCTCAGCCAGTAA
- a CDS encoding HlyD family secretion protein: MEATPTVPSCSPLKPIVLLVLGAIVVGAGVTMWRVWPRPVETSLRLSGRLEGYPTQIAVRVAGRVKAVAVREGDAVTAGAVIVQLDDDELQAQIRGAEARLQAAQTQVQQAQRQIQVIQAQIAEAELGREQSQGDTAGRVAQAEANVAAAMAQLSQAEAQQVQAQAELDLARLDRDRSQQLVRQGAISQQLFDQAQTRFSTAEATVASRQAVVAAAQRQVSAAQAALTQAKASRLNPDIRTAQIRTLNQQLAVARSQVQTAQAEVANAQAAKQQLLAQRQYLNIVSPLTGVVETRSVEPGEVVTTGKTVMTVIDLNQIYLRGFIPEGEIGKVRVGQSAQVFLDAAPQQPLAATVTAIDTQASFTPENIYFQDDRVKQVFGVKLSLASPQGYAKPGMPADAVIQLEK, from the coding sequence GTGGAAGCAACGCCAACGGTACCTTCTTGTTCCCCCCTGAAGCCGATCGTGCTCCTGGTCCTCGGCGCGATCGTTGTGGGCGCAGGTGTGACCATGTGGCGGGTGTGGCCACGCCCCGTGGAAACCAGCCTCCGGCTCAGCGGGCGCTTAGAGGGTTATCCGACCCAGATAGCAGTACGGGTGGCCGGGCGCGTCAAAGCAGTGGCGGTGCGCGAGGGGGATGCGGTAACCGCCGGGGCGGTGATCGTCCAGTTAGATGATGATGAACTTCAGGCCCAGATCCGAGGGGCGGAGGCTCGGTTACAGGCGGCCCAAACCCAGGTGCAACAGGCCCAACGCCAGATCCAGGTCATCCAGGCCCAGATTGCTGAAGCCGAGTTAGGACGGGAGCAATCCCAGGGGGATACGGCGGGGCGGGTGGCGCAAGCGGAGGCCAATGTAGCGGCGGCAATGGCCCAACTGAGTCAGGCGGAGGCGCAGCAGGTGCAGGCCCAGGCTGAATTGGATTTGGCTAGGCTCGATCGCGATCGCAGTCAGCAACTGGTCCGCCAGGGAGCCATCTCCCAGCAACTGTTTGATCAGGCCCAAACCCGGTTTAGTACGGCTGAAGCGACGGTGGCTAGTCGCCAGGCAGTGGTGGCGGCGGCCCAACGCCAGGTCAGTGCTGCCCAAGCCGCGCTCACCCAGGCCAAAGCCAGTCGCCTCAACCCGGACATTCGCACAGCCCAAATTAGGACACTCAACCAACAGTTGGCGGTGGCCCGGTCCCAGGTGCAAACGGCCCAAGCTGAAGTGGCCAATGCCCAGGCGGCCAAACAGCAACTCCTGGCCCAACGGCAATACCTTAACATTGTCAGTCCCCTGACGGGTGTGGTGGAAACCCGCAGTGTGGAGCCGGGGGAGGTGGTGACGACGGGCAAGACCGTTATGACTGTGATTGATTTGAACCAGATCTATTTACGCGGGTTTATCCCAGAGGGAGAGATTGGCAAGGTGCGGGTGGGGCAATCGGCGCAGGTGTTTCTGGACGCGGCTCCCCAGCAACCGTTGGCGGCGACGGTCACGGCGATCGATACCCAGGCGTCGTTTACGCCGGAAAATATCTATTTCCAGGACGATCGCGTCAAGCAAGTTTTTGGGGTCAAACTCAGTCTGGCCTCGCCGCAGGGGTATGCCAAACCGGGGATGCCAGCCGACGCGGTGATTCAACTAGAGAAGTAG
- a CDS encoding IS110 family transposase: MIIEATGGLEPALTTAVSQAGIAVVVSNPRRVGDFAKAISKLAKTDRIDAQVLARYGEAVRLEVCALAAAAQESQALVLWRQQLVEMVSAKSLLPPGAKGLQPQTLAREHLARSRRGVGVRAVRVLSVNQFSDLIRANGFIQENAFPIAPHAQYVGRGCRPIMEIISKNFLDIGFSVSILRRLPPR; encoded by the coding sequence TTGATCATAGAAGCTACAGGCGGCCTGGAGCCAGCCCTAACGACTGCCGTCAGTCAAGCGGGTATCGCCGTTGTGGTCAGCAATCCCCGTCGGGTGGGCGACTTTGCCAAAGCGATCAGCAAACTGGCGAAAACGGACCGCATTGATGCCCAAGTACTGGCTCGTTATGGCGAAGCCGTGCGACTGGAAGTGTGCGCCTTGGCCGCCGCGGCCCAAGAGTCGCAAGCTTTGGTGCTGTGGCGACAACAGTTGGTCGAGATGGTTAGCGCTAAATCTCTTCTCCCACCAGGGGCGAAGGGACTTCAACCGCAAACCTTGGCTCGTGAGCACCTTGCCCGCTCTAGGAGAGGGGTTGGGGTGAGGGCGGTCCGAGTTTTGTCAGTCAATCAGTTCAGTGACCTGATACGTGCGAATGGTTTTATCCAGGAGAACGCGTTCCCGATCGCACCCCACGCTCAATACGTGGGTAGGGGGTGCCGCCCTATAATGGAGATCATTAGTAAGAATTTTTTAGACATCGGTTTCAGCGTGTCGATCTTAAGGCGATTGCCGCCCCGATGA
- a CDS encoding iron uptake porin — protein sequence MLSQLRASLLATPGFLGAALLLSTAAVASEVPGSAPVASVSLDQISEYSNGNYGFVQAGSSTAALDQVTSVTQLSDVKPTDWAFQALQSLVEKYGCIVGYPDGTFRGQRAMTRFEFAAGLNACLDRINELIAAATADLATKEDLATLQRLQEEFAAELATIRGRVENLEGRVARLEATQFSTTTKLSGEAIFSLGSAWGGDKAVPSGAADSNIDIDDNLTFANRVRLVLDTSFTGKDRLRTRLEAGNMPNFATATGTDMARLGYDLNNGNDITLNYLWYRFPIGDKLTAHVATSGVGVDDFFNVLNPLESSGSGALSRFGRFNPLTFRTDSNAGVAFNYKISDSVTLSAAYLTDEANDPADKKGLFNGNYYLGTQLLFGFGKDFKLSLNYANSYSPGSDINLTSSTGSAFGKAPFGSVATESNIYGVGAQARISPQFILSGWWGLTDARAQTDGPLADKGDDATLQTWAVTLAFPDLGKKGNMGGLIFGMPPKLTSNDVRSRRDNDTSLHIEALYRLALNDNISLTPGVYVITNPEHNSDNDTIWVGTLRTTFRF from the coding sequence ATGTTAAGTCAACTGAGAGCCTCGCTGTTGGCAACCCCCGGTTTTCTGGGTGCTGCTCTCCTCCTATCCACCGCTGCGGTTGCCAGTGAAGTTCCTGGTAGCGCTCCGGTGGCTTCGGTATCACTGGATCAGATCAGTGAGTACAGCAATGGCAATTACGGCTTTGTGCAGGCTGGTAGCTCAACTGCCGCGCTGGATCAAGTGACATCCGTAACCCAGCTCTCCGATGTCAAACCCACGGACTGGGCTTTCCAAGCGCTCCAATCCCTGGTTGAGAAATACGGCTGTATCGTGGGGTATCCTGATGGCACCTTCCGGGGCCAACGGGCAATGACCCGCTTTGAGTTTGCGGCTGGTCTGAATGCCTGTTTAGATCGGATTAATGAATTGATTGCTGCTGCCACAGCGGATCTGGCCACTAAGGAAGATCTGGCCACGCTGCAACGGCTCCAGGAAGAATTTGCGGCTGAACTCGCCACGATTCGCGGTCGGGTCGAAAATTTGGAAGGCCGGGTAGCCCGCCTAGAAGCAACCCAGTTCTCCACCACCACCAAACTGAGTGGGGAAGCAATTTTCTCCTTGGGGTCTGCTTGGGGTGGGGATAAGGCCGTTCCATCCGGTGCAGCGGATTCCAACATCGATATTGACGACAACCTGACCTTTGCTAATCGGGTTCGTCTCGTCCTTGATACCAGCTTCACCGGTAAGGATCGCCTGCGCACGCGCTTGGAAGCCGGCAATATGCCCAACTTTGCTACGGCCACGGGTACGGATATGGCGCGGCTTGGCTACGATCTCAACAATGGTAACGACATCACGCTGAATTACTTGTGGTACCGTTTCCCGATCGGTGACAAACTCACGGCCCATGTTGCCACTTCTGGTGTCGGGGTTGATGATTTCTTTAATGTACTCAACCCGCTGGAAAGCTCTGGTTCGGGTGCTTTGTCGCGCTTTGGCCGGTTTAATCCCCTCACGTTCCGGACGGATAGTAATGCTGGGGTAGCCTTTAACTACAAAATCAGTGACAGCGTGACCTTATCGGCAGCCTACCTGACGGATGAGGCCAATGATCCGGCAGATAAGAAGGGTCTCTTCAATGGTAACTACTACCTGGGTACCCAATTGCTCTTTGGCTTTGGCAAGGACTTCAAGCTGTCGTTGAACTATGCCAACTCCTACTCGCCGGGTTCGGATATCAACTTGACTAGCAGCACGGGGAGTGCTTTTGGGAAGGCTCCCTTCGGCAGTGTGGCGACGGAGAGCAATATCTACGGTGTGGGTGCACAAGCTCGCATTAGCCCCCAATTCATTCTTTCTGGCTGGTGGGGTCTGACGGATGCACGGGCGCAAACCGATGGGCCTCTGGCTGACAAGGGTGATGATGCCACCCTGCAAACCTGGGCGGTGACCTTGGCGTTCCCGGACCTTGGTAAGAAGGGGAATATGGGCGGTCTAATCTTTGGGATGCCGCCTAAACTGACCAGCAATGATGTGCGCAGCCGTCGCGATAATGACACTTCGTTGCATATCGAGGCCCTGTATCGCTTGGCATTGAACGATAATATTTCGTTGACGCCGGGGGTCTATGTGATCACGAATCCGGAACACAACAGTGACAATGACACCATCTGGGTGGGTACGCTACGAACCACCTTCCGGTTCTAG
- a CDS encoding WG repeat-containing protein, with the protein MLVESWFLSVLLVHSTGVNRFAIAPLPILDGLHPPVSPIAQRIDTDYRRSPIAPPALNRVFVSANDFAEGLALVKLNDQYAYINRQGQVVLSIPFERAGPFFEGLALVQQGDRFGYINRQGKVVIAPQFHRAAHFSEGLAAVQRERGELFGYINQQGRVVVPPQFIWADRFAEGMAAVKDERDRYGFLDAAGNWVIQPQFQAVSHFSDGLATVEVDRQWGYLNRRGELVIPPQFDGAFPFAEGLARVRQGERWGYLDATGQVVIPLQFDFATDFSEGLALVQLNRGASLPENRRWGYVDRTGKIAIAAQFDWGDAFREGKALVKVGRKYGYIGRSGDWVIPPQFDGAGSFSEGRARVQVGDIWTYVDETGKPI; encoded by the coding sequence ATGCTGGTCGAATCCTGGTTCTTGTCTGTGCTGCTGGTCCATTCAACGGGGGTTAACCGGTTTGCGATCGCGCCCCTCCCGATACTAGATGGCCTTCATCCCCCTGTTTCCCCAATTGCCCAGCGAATTGACACCGATTACCGCCGATCGCCGATTGCGCCGCCTGCCCTCAACCGTGTCTTTGTGAGTGCGAACGATTTTGCCGAAGGGTTAGCCCTGGTTAAGCTGAATGATCAATACGCCTATATTAATCGTCAGGGCCAGGTGGTTCTCTCCATTCCCTTTGAGCGGGCGGGTCCTTTTTTCGAGGGGTTAGCGCTGGTGCAACAGGGCGATCGCTTTGGTTATATCAATCGGCAGGGAAAAGTGGTCATCGCCCCCCAATTTCACCGAGCAGCCCATTTTTCTGAAGGCTTAGCTGCCGTGCAGCGTGAGCGGGGTGAACTTTTTGGCTATATCAACCAGCAAGGTCGGGTGGTGGTTCCTCCCCAATTTATCTGGGCTGATCGCTTTGCCGAGGGGATGGCGGCGGTCAAAGATGAGCGCGATCGCTATGGGTTTCTGGATGCGGCGGGGAATTGGGTGATTCAACCGCAGTTCCAAGCCGTGAGTCATTTTTCAGATGGGTTGGCCACTGTCGAGGTCGATCGCCAATGGGGTTACCTGAACCGTCGGGGTGAGCTTGTCATTCCTCCCCAATTTGATGGAGCCTTCCCCTTTGCCGAAGGGTTGGCACGGGTAAGGCAAGGCGAACGCTGGGGATATCTGGATGCCACAGGTCAGGTTGTGATTCCTTTGCAGTTTGACTTTGCCACAGACTTTTCTGAAGGCTTAGCCCTAGTGCAGCTCAACCGTGGAGCGTCTCTGCCGGAGAATCGTCGTTGGGGTTATGTCGATCGCACGGGCAAAATCGCGATCGCGGCTCAGTTTGACTGGGGGGATGCCTTTCGGGAGGGTAAGGCGCTGGTAAAGGTAGGGCGTAAATATGGTTACATTGGGCGATCGGGGGATTGGGTGATTCCCCCCCAATTTGATGGGGCAGGTTCCTTTTCCGAGGGACGGGCGCGGGTACAAGTGGGGGATATCTGGACCTATGTCGATGAGACCGGCAAGCCGATCTAA